One segment of Chlamydiota bacterium DNA contains the following:
- the tmk gene encoding Thymidylate kinase, translating to MFVTFEGGEGAGKTTLIHFLEKELKPKGYVVCTTREPGGDVISEKLRRLLLESKEDLCDRTELLLFLAARAQHVKNVIEPALRENQVVLCDRFTDSTLAYQGYGRHMDLNILNSLCDFAAFSLTPDVTFYLDVPVEIGMQRKNTKGFDRMETESIEFHQKVRHAFLKLAKDHPKRIVVLDSIRPQAEIQNKVLDLLLERML from the coding sequence TTGTGACTTTTGAAGGGGGTGAAGGAGCTGGTAAAACCACCCTTATCCACTTTTTAGAAAAAGAACTCAAACCAAAAGGTTACGTTGTGTGCACAACACGCGAACCTGGTGGCGATGTTATCAGCGAAAAATTGCGCCGTCTTCTCTTAGAATCCAAAGAAGACCTCTGCGATCGCACAGAGCTTTTACTATTTCTAGCAGCCCGTGCGCAACATGTCAAAAACGTCATTGAACCAGCTCTCAGAGAAAATCAGGTTGTATTGTGTGACAGATTTACAGATTCCACCCTGGCTTATCAGGGCTATGGGCGCCATATGGATTTAAATATATTGAATTCCCTGTGTGATTTTGCGGCTTTTTCACTCACGCCAGATGTGACATTTTATCTCGATGTACCCGTAGAAATTGGAATGCAGAGAAAAAACACTAAAGGATTTGATCGTATGGAAACCGAAAGTATAGAATTTCATCAAAAAGTGCGTCATGCCTTTTTAAAACTTGCTAAGGATCACCCCAAACGCATTGTTGTTTTAGATAGCATAAGACCTCAAGCTGAAATACAGAATAAAGTTCTAGATCTTTTATTAGAGCGTATGCTATAA
- the aroK_2 gene encoding Shikimate kinase: MSSVHFCTRSRFYPDLPPTLSSSMWDELSTKLRLQKTVIVLHGTPCAGKSSLSRKLAEKLQVSSYDHDDFTGVSDEKPAFGVMAAQILHANEACILDTNTLSSTCLTTAQGFSSHLMVLVYSPLKLLVERFFERQQRQHSHMNALGYIFKGFYTLYASIGPEIRIRGTLVDSSEIAVGKIHLSDIEWIESQIKAEAPGYLKEQWAELKEHFNFKPGVQEMFLLPAMRCFAVVQTEQEIGASLEDMCHVLQKFVR; encoded by the coding sequence ATGTCTTCTGTCCATTTTTGTACTCGTAGTCGTTTTTATCCGGATCTACCTCCAACATTGTCTTCTTCTATGTGGGATGAATTGTCTACTAAATTACGTCTTCAAAAAACAGTCATCGTTTTACATGGAACACCGTGTGCTGGAAAAAGTTCTTTATCTAGAAAATTAGCAGAAAAACTTCAAGTGAGTAGCTATGATCACGATGATTTTACAGGTGTTTCAGATGAAAAACCAGCATTTGGCGTGATGGCTGCTCAGATCTTACATGCAAATGAAGCCTGTATTTTAGATACAAATACTTTAAGTTCTACCTGTTTGACAACAGCACAGGGTTTTTCGAGCCATCTTATGGTATTAGTCTATTCTCCTCTAAAACTTTTGGTAGAAAGATTTTTTGAAAGACAGCAAAGACAGCATAGTCATATGAATGCCCTTGGCTATATTTTTAAAGGTTTTTATACATTATATGCGTCAATAGGTCCTGAAATTCGCATAAGGGGTACGTTAGTAGACTCTAGTGAAATTGCTGTAGGAAAAATACATCTCTCTGATATCGAATGGATAGAGAGTCAAATTAAAGCAGAAGCACCTGGCTATTTGAAAGAACAATGGGCCGAATTGAAGGAACATTTTAACTTTAAACCAGGTGTGCAAGAGATGTTTCTTTTACCAGCAATGCGATGTTTTGCTGTGGTTCAAACAGAGCAAGAAATAGGCGCTTCTTTAGAAGATATGTGCCATGTATTACAAAAGTTTGTCCGGTAA